In a genomic window of Flammeovirga agarivorans:
- the atpE gene encoding ATP synthase F0 subunit C, protein MSLLSILLEVSGSVGQLGAAIGAGLAVFGAGLGIGKIGGNAVESMARQPEIAGNLQTAMIIAAALIEGVALFAVVVCLLIGLG, encoded by the coding sequence ATGTCATTACTTTCAATTTTATTAGAAGTAAGTGGTAGCGTAGGTCAATTAGGTGCAGCTATCGGTGCAGGTTTAGCAGTATTTGGTGCTGGTCTTGGTATCGGTAAAATCGGTGGTAACGCAGTAGAATCAATGGCTCGTCAGCCAGAGATCGCTGGTAACCTTCAAACTGCAATGATTATCGCAGCAGCCTTGATTGAAGGTGTTGCTCTTTTCGCAGTAGTAGTTTGTCTATTGATCGGTTTAGGTTAA
- the atpB gene encoding F0F1 ATP synthase subunit A, whose amino-acid sequence MKSNLSFYRRLAMLAVLLTALVQTSSLQASDGHGEPHDGEHIKEYNPVETILHHVKDEHYWTFYSTTDDHGHEHHYGINLPVILYVEGKGFEFFGSSEFLHHKPVKGKFGSYENHHEHISSVDGDHIYDLSLTKNAASTGLSVLLLIIIFSAISKGYKNNAGKAPSGIQSFFEPLIVYMRDEVIKPNLGHNTDRFLPYLLTLFFFILFNNLLGLLPGGANASGNISFTMLMAIFTLIITNINGNKEYWGHIFATPGVPGWLLPIMIPVEIIGIFTKPIALMLRLFANITGGHIVLLSFMSLVFILEAAWVGGVASFIIVPLYFMEIFVAFLQAYIFTMLSALFIGSAVAEHH is encoded by the coding sequence ATGAAAAGTAATTTATCTTTTTACAGACGTCTAGCAATGCTAGCAGTGCTATTGACAGCACTAGTACAAACTTCATCTTTACAAGCAAGTGACGGACATGGTGAGCCTCATGATGGAGAACACATTAAGGAATACAATCCTGTAGAAACAATCCTTCACCACGTTAAGGATGAACATTACTGGACTTTCTATTCGACTACAGATGATCATGGACATGAGCATCATTATGGTATCAATCTTCCAGTAATCTTGTATGTAGAAGGTAAAGGGTTTGAATTTTTTGGTTCAAGCGAATTTTTACATCACAAACCTGTAAAAGGTAAGTTTGGTAGTTACGAAAACCACCACGAACACATTTCTTCAGTTGATGGAGATCATATTTATGATTTATCATTAACTAAAAATGCAGCTTCAACTGGTCTTTCAGTTTTATTACTAATCATTATTTTTAGTGCGATTTCAAAAGGATACAAGAACAACGCTGGTAAAGCTCCTTCAGGAATTCAGTCTTTCTTCGAACCTCTTATTGTTTACATGAGAGACGAAGTGATTAAGCCTAACTTAGGTCACAATACTGATAGGTTCTTACCTTACTTATTGACGTTATTCTTCTTTATTCTTTTCAATAACTTATTAGGTTTATTACCTGGTGGAGCCAATGCTTCGGGTAATATCTCTTTCACAATGTTGATGGCGATATTTACTTTGATCATTACAAACATCAACGGTAATAAAGAATATTGGGGACATATTTTTGCTACCCCAGGTGTTCCAGGTTGGTTATTACCAATCATGATTCCAGTAGAGATTATCGGTATCTTCACAAAACCAATTGCCTTGATGCTTCGTTTGTTCGCCAATATTACTGGTGGTCACATCGTATTGCTATCATTTATGTCATTGGTATTTATCTTGGAAGCTGCATGGGTTGGAGGCGTTGCTTCTTTCATCATCGTTCCATTATATTTCATGGAGATCTTTGTAGCTTTCTTACAAGCTTATATCTTTACGATGCTTTCTGCTCTATTTATTGGATCAGCAGTAGCAGAACATCACTAA
- the atpH gene encoding ATP synthase F1 subunit delta: protein MSAESRVATRYAKAFVSVALQEGSQDKLYADADFILSTINDSRELQNALNSPIIKAEKKAAILTGIFSANVSDLTNKLITLVVEKNRTSALSEIVKAIKAEFDVVKNIQRATVVTSTPLNATTKEALVAKVTKSTGKTVELEEKVDPSLIGGYILTVGDKQLDCSVKSQLQQLKVAFQ, encoded by the coding sequence ATGAGTGCAGAATCTAGAGTAGCAACTCGATATGCTAAAGCCTTTGTATCGGTAGCTTTGCAGGAAGGAAGTCAAGATAAGTTGTATGCAGATGCAGACTTTATCTTATCTACTATTAATGATAGTCGTGAATTACAAAACGCACTTAATAGTCCTATCATCAAAGCCGAGAAAAAAGCAGCAATCTTAACAGGTATTTTTTCAGCAAATGTTTCTGATTTAACTAACAAACTAATCACTTTAGTTGTTGAGAAAAACAGAACGTCAGCATTATCAGAAATCGTTAAGGCGATTAAAGCTGAGTTTGATGTTGTGAAAAATATTCAAAGAGCTACTGTAGTAACTTCAACTCCTCTTAACGCAACAACTAAAGAGGCGTTAGTGGCAAAGGTTACAAAATCTACAGGTAAGACGGTTGAACTTGAAGAAAAAGTTGATCCTTCTCTTATCGGTGGTTACATCTTAACGGTGGGTGACAAGCAATTGGACTGTTCTGTGAAATCACAGTTACAGCAATTAAAAGTCGCTTTCCAATAG
- the atpF gene encoding F0F1 ATP synthase subunit B, which translates to MDIITPGIGLLFWNTLFFLVVFLIVGMKIVPVISKGLKDREESIDNALKAAEQAKADIANLKAENEKEKERARAEREEIISSAKKKADQMINEATDQAKAEAKKIVDDARNSIEAEKREALAEIKGVVSELSLDIAEKVIRKQLADDAAQQELVAKLVEDANI; encoded by the coding sequence ATGGATATTATAACTCCTGGTATTGGTCTTTTATTTTGGAACACATTATTCTTCTTAGTAGTGTTCTTGATTGTTGGAATGAAAATCGTTCCAGTTATCTCAAAAGGCCTTAAAGATAGAGAAGAGTCAATTGATAATGCTCTTAAAGCTGCAGAACAAGCAAAAGCAGATATTGCTAACTTGAAAGCAGAGAACGAGAAGGAAAAAGAAAGAGCTCGTGCTGAAAGAGAAGAAATTATTTCTTCAGCTAAGAAGAAAGCAGATCAAATGATTAACGAAGCTACAGACCAAGCTAAGGCTGAAGCTAAGAAAATCGTTGATGATGCAAGAAATTCTATCGAAGCGGAGAAAAGAGAGGCGTTGGCTGAAATCAAAGGTGTTGTTTCAGAACTTTCTTTAGATATCGCTGAGAAAGTAATCCGTAAACAATTAGCTGATGATGCCGCTCAACAAGAGCTTGTAGCTAAACTTGTTGAAGACGCAAATATCTAA